One window of the Enterobacter huaxiensis genome contains the following:
- the yieE gene encoding DNA-binding transcriptional regulator YeiE, translating to MHITLRQLEVFAEVLKSGSTTQASQMLSLSQSAVSAALTDLEGQLGVQLFDRVGKRLVVNEHGRLLYPRALALLEQAVEIEQLFREDNGAIRVYASSTIGNYILPEVIARYRRDFPTLPLEMSVGNSQDVINAVIDFRVDIGLIEGPCHNVDIIAEPWLEDELVVFASPASSLLQGQVTLDRLAQAQWILREQGSGTREIVDYLLLSHLPQFQLGMELGNSEAIKHAVRHGLGISCLSRRVIAEQLETGSLVEIPIPLPKLIRTLWCIHHRQKHLSSSLQRFLRYCEM from the coding sequence ATGCACATTACGTTGCGTCAGCTGGAAGTCTTTGCCGAAGTGCTGAAAAGCGGGTCCACAACCCAGGCCTCGCAGATGCTGTCTCTCTCTCAGTCGGCGGTCAGCGCCGCGTTAACCGATCTCGAAGGTCAGCTGGGCGTACAGCTTTTCGACAGGGTAGGGAAGCGTCTTGTCGTCAATGAACATGGCCGTCTTCTGTACCCCCGTGCGCTGGCGCTGCTGGAACAGGCCGTTGAAATTGAACAACTGTTCCGCGAAGACAACGGCGCGATCCGGGTGTACGCCAGCAGCACCATTGGCAACTATATTCTGCCTGAGGTCATCGCTCGCTACCGCCGGGATTTCCCGACCCTGCCGCTGGAGATGAGCGTGGGCAACAGCCAGGACGTTATTAACGCGGTGATCGATTTCCGCGTGGATATCGGCCTGATTGAAGGGCCATGCCACAACGTGGATATCATTGCTGAACCCTGGCTTGAGGATGAGCTGGTGGTGTTTGCCTCACCGGCTTCTTCTTTATTACAGGGGCAGGTGACGCTGGATCGGCTGGCTCAGGCGCAGTGGATCCTGCGCGAGCAAGGTTCCGGCACCCGTGAAATTGTTGATTACCTGCTGCTGTCGCATCTGCCGCAGTTCCAGCTGGGCATGGAGCTGGGAAACTCAGAGGCCATCAAGCACGCGGTGCGTCACGGTCTCGGGATCAGCTGTCTTTCGCGGCGCGTCATTGCCGAACAGCTTGAGACGGGGTCATTGGTCGAAATTCCGATTCCGCTGCCTAAGCTGATACGCACGCTGTGGTGCATTCACCATCGGCAGAAGCATCTTTCCAGTTCTCTGCAGCGTTTTCTGCGCTATTGCGAGATGTAA
- a CDS encoding amino acid permease has translation MVSETKTTEAPALRRELKARHLTMIAIGGSIGTGLFVASGATISAAGPGGALFSYILIGLMVYFLMTSLGELAAYMPVSGSFSTYGQKYVEEGFGFALGWNYWYNWAVTIAVDLVAAQLVMNWWFPDTPGWIWSALFLAVIFLLNYISVRGFGEAEYWFSLIKVATVIIFIVVGVAMIVGIFKGAEPAGWSNWTIGDAPFAGGFSAMIGVAMIVGFSFQGTELIGIAAGESENPEKNIPRAVRQVFWRILLFYVFAILIISLIIPYTDPSLLRNDVKDISVSPFTLVFQHAGLLSAAAVMNAVILTAVLSAGNSGMYASTRMLYTLACDGKAPRIFAKLSRGGVPRNALYATTVIAGLCFLTSMFGNQTVYLWLLNTSGMTGFIAWLGIAISHYRFRRGYVMQGHDLNNLPYRSGFFPLGPIFAFILCLIITLGQNYEAFLADSIDWGAVTATYIGIPLFLIIWFGYKLTKGTRFVPYSEMDFPERFKQ, from the coding sequence ATGGTTTCAGAAACTAAAACCACAGAAGCGCCCGCGCTACGTCGCGAACTCAAGGCGCGTCACCTGACGATGATCGCGATTGGCGGTTCAATCGGTACAGGTCTTTTCGTTGCCTCTGGCGCAACGATTTCGGCAGCAGGCCCGGGCGGGGCGCTCTTCTCATATATCCTGATTGGCCTGATGGTGTACTTCCTGATGACCAGCCTGGGTGAACTGGCTGCATACATGCCGGTTTCCGGTTCGTTCTCCACCTACGGTCAAAAATACGTTGAAGAAGGCTTCGGCTTCGCGCTGGGCTGGAACTACTGGTACAACTGGGCGGTCACTATCGCCGTTGACCTGGTCGCCGCGCAGCTGGTGATGAACTGGTGGTTCCCGGATACCCCAGGCTGGATCTGGAGCGCCTTGTTCCTGGCCGTCATCTTCCTCCTGAACTACATCTCCGTGCGCGGTTTTGGCGAAGCGGAATACTGGTTCTCTTTGATAAAAGTGGCAACCGTCATCATCTTTATCGTCGTCGGTGTGGCGATGATCGTTGGTATTTTCAAAGGGGCTGAACCTGCCGGGTGGAGTAACTGGACGATAGGCGATGCGCCGTTTGCCGGTGGATTCTCGGCGATGATTGGCGTGGCGATGATCGTTGGCTTCTCCTTCCAGGGGACCGAGCTTATCGGTATTGCTGCCGGCGAGTCCGAAAACCCGGAGAAGAACATCCCGCGCGCGGTGCGTCAGGTGTTCTGGCGTATCCTGCTGTTCTACGTGTTCGCGATCCTGATTATCAGCCTGATCATTCCGTATACCGATCCGAGCCTGCTGCGTAACGATGTGAAAGACATCAGCGTCAGCCCGTTCACGCTGGTCTTCCAGCACGCTGGCCTGCTCTCTGCGGCGGCGGTGATGAATGCCGTGATCCTGACGGCGGTGCTGTCTGCGGGTAACTCCGGCATGTACGCCTCAACCCGTATGCTTTACACCCTGGCCTGCGACGGAAAAGCGCCGCGCATATTCGCCAAACTGTCTCGTGGCGGCGTGCCGCGTAACGCGCTGTACGCGACCACGGTGATTGCGGGTCTGTGCTTCCTGACCTCTATGTTCGGCAACCAGACGGTTTACCTGTGGCTGCTCAACACCTCCGGTATGACGGGCTTCATCGCCTGGCTGGGCATTGCCATCAGCCACTACCGCTTCCGTCGCGGCTACGTGATGCAGGGTCATGACCTGAACAACCTGCCGTACCGCTCAGGTTTCTTCCCGCTGGGGCCGATTTTCGCCTTCATTCTGTGCCTGATTATTACCCTGGGGCAGAACTATGAAGCTTTCCTCGCGGATTCCATTGACTGGGGCGCAGTGACGGCCACCTACATTGGTATTCCGCTGTTCCTCATCATCTGGTTTGGTTACAAACTGACGAAAGGAACCCGCTTCGTTCCCTATAGCGAAATGGACTTCCCGGAACGATTCAAACAATAA
- a CDS encoding ligand-gated channel protein, translated as MTIPRVKALAIAVGVATLPPLAYAADQDTVVVTATGFEQKIQNAPASISVISKQQIEDKAYRDVTDALKDVPGVVVTGGGSSSDISIRGMASQYTLFLVNGKRVSTRSTRPNSDNSGIEQGWLPPLESIERIEVIRGPMSSLYGSDAMGGVINVITKKVSNTKAWTGSLHGDATFQENNDSGDIFQTNAYASGPLIDGLLGAKVTGLLSRRAEDKIVNGYNEQKMRNGGITLNFTPDEKNDFDLDFARELQDRNSTPGMSKAAETCRGSTCTPNAKSDTRYEHTTYSLTHSGYYSDFNTTSYIQQEETNNPDREMRSYNTTFNNQNQIFLGDHTLTLGGQYRYEKLRDNGNQLEAADGLNKLTRWSWALFAEDEWSMTESFTLTGGLRMDKDQNYGTNWTPRGYGVWHLADEWTLKGGVSAGYRAPDLRQSSANWGQVTGGGRLDGIIVGNPDLKPEKSLSEEIALLWDNNDNLNAGVTLFNTDFKDKITEVRRCNSSADPACTIGDHSYDFVSDRVNVDKANMRGVESSFGWKITRDVNWTANYTYTESEQKSGQFSGKPLNKMPKHMFNTTLDWQATADVGFWSRLNLRGKTSEYLSRTSMSQGTPSYTQVDVGLRYNANKNLLVTAGVYNVLDKQIDYDTYDTVLDGRRYTVGMTYSF; from the coding sequence TGCCCTAAAAGATGTGCCAGGCGTCGTCGTCACCGGCGGCGGAAGTAGCAGTGATATCAGCATTCGCGGCATGGCCTCTCAGTACACGCTGTTCCTGGTGAACGGCAAGCGCGTCAGTACGCGAAGCACGCGCCCAAACAGCGATAACTCGGGCATTGAACAAGGCTGGCTGCCGCCGCTGGAGTCCATTGAGCGCATTGAGGTCATCCGCGGCCCGATGTCCTCACTTTACGGCTCTGATGCAATGGGTGGCGTCATCAACGTCATTACCAAAAAAGTTTCGAACACCAAAGCCTGGACCGGTTCTTTGCATGGCGATGCAACCTTCCAGGAAAATAATGATTCCGGCGATATCTTCCAGACCAACGCCTACGCTTCTGGCCCCCTGATCGACGGGCTGCTTGGCGCAAAAGTGACGGGGCTTTTGTCGCGCCGCGCTGAAGATAAAATTGTGAACGGCTATAACGAGCAGAAAATGCGGAACGGCGGTATTACGCTGAACTTCACGCCGGACGAGAAAAATGATTTCGACCTCGACTTTGCCCGCGAGCTTCAGGACAGGAACAGCACCCCTGGGATGTCGAAAGCCGCTGAAACCTGCCGCGGAAGTACCTGTACGCCGAACGCTAAAAGCGACACGCGCTATGAGCATACGACCTACTCGTTGACACACAGCGGTTATTACAGCGACTTCAATACCACCAGCTATATTCAGCAGGAAGAGACGAATAACCCGGATCGTGAAATGCGATCCTATAACACCACCTTCAACAACCAGAACCAGATCTTCCTCGGCGATCATACGTTGACCCTCGGCGGGCAGTATCGCTATGAGAAACTGCGCGACAACGGCAATCAGCTTGAAGCGGCTGACGGCCTGAACAAACTGACGCGCTGGAGCTGGGCACTGTTTGCCGAAGATGAATGGTCAATGACGGAAAGCTTTACGTTGACCGGCGGCCTGCGTATGGATAAAGACCAAAACTACGGTACCAACTGGACGCCGCGCGGTTACGGCGTGTGGCACCTGGCCGATGAGTGGACGTTGAAAGGCGGAGTTTCTGCGGGCTATCGTGCGCCGGATCTGCGTCAGTCTTCTGCCAACTGGGGTCAGGTAACCGGTGGCGGGCGCCTCGACGGTATCATCGTGGGCAACCCGGACCTGAAACCAGAGAAGAGCCTGAGCGAAGAGATCGCCCTGCTCTGGGATAATAACGACAATCTTAATGCCGGCGTGACGCTGTTTAATACCGACTTCAAAGACAAAATTACTGAAGTTCGCCGCTGTAACAGCAGCGCCGATCCCGCCTGTACGATTGGCGATCACAGCTATGATTTCGTGAGCGATCGCGTCAACGTGGACAAAGCCAACATGCGCGGCGTGGAGTCCTCCTTCGGCTGGAAAATCACGCGCGATGTGAACTGGACCGCAAACTACACCTATACGGAATCCGAGCAGAAGAGCGGCCAGTTCTCCGGCAAGCCGCTGAATAAAATGCCGAAACACATGTTCAACACCACTCTGGACTGGCAGGCGACAGCCGACGTCGGCTTCTGGAGCCGTCTGAACCTGCGTGGAAAAACCTCTGAGTACCTGAGCCGTACGTCAATGTCCCAGGGCACGCCGTCCTACACCCAGGTTGATGTAGGCCTGCGCTACAACGCGAACAAAAACCTGCTGGTTACCGCCGGTGTGTATAACGTGCTGGATAAGCAGATTGATTACGATACGTACGACACCGTGCTGGATGGCCGACGCTATACCGTTGGCATGACCTACAGCTTCTAA